The proteins below are encoded in one region of Brassica napus cultivar Da-Ae unplaced genomic scaffold, Da-Ae ScsIHWf_2916;HRSCAF=3701, whole genome shotgun sequence:
- the LOC125602610 gene encoding protein Ycf2-like has product MNLSDSEEKSLHQYLNFNSNVGLIHTPCSEKYLQRKKRSLCLKKCVDKGQMDRTFQRDSAFSTLSKWNLFQTYMPWFFTSTGYKYLNLIFLDIFSDLLRILSSSQKFVSIFHDIMYGLDISWRILQKKLCLPQRNLISEISSKSLHNLLLSEEMIHRNNESSLISTHLRSPNVREVLYSILFLLLVAGYIVRTHLLFVSRAYSELQTEFEKIKSLMIPSYMIELRKLLDRYPTSEQNSFWLKNLFLVALEQLGDCLEEIRGSGGNMLWGGDPAYGVKSIRSKKTDLKINFIDIIDLISIIPNPINRITFSRNTRHLSHTSKDIYSLIRKRKNVSGDWIDDKIESWVANSDSIDDKEREFLVQFSTLRAEKRIDQILLSLTHSDHLSKNDSGYQMIEQREQFTYDT; this is encoded by the coding sequence ATGAATCTATCCGATTCAGAAGAGAAGAGCTTGCATCAGTATCTCAATTTCAATTCAAACGTGGGTTTGATTCACACTCCATGTTCTGAGAAATATTTACAGAGGAAAAAACGGAGTCTTTGCCTAAAAAAATGCGTTGACAAAGGGCAGATGGATAGAACCTTTCAACGAGATAGTGCTTTTTCAACTCTCTCAAAATGGAATCTATTCCAAACATATATGCCATGGTTCTTTACTTCGACAGGGtacaaatatctaaatttgatatttttagatattttttcagACCTATTGCGGATACTAAGTAGCAGTCAAAAATTTGTATCCATTTTTCATGATATTATGTATGGATTAGATATATCATGGCGAATTCTTCAGAAAAAATTGTGTCTTCCACAAAGGAATCTGATAAGTGAGATTTCGAGTAAGTCTTTACATAATCTTCTTCTGTCCGAAGAAATGATTCATCGAAATAATGAGTCATCGTTGATATCGACACATCTGAGATCGCCAAATGTTCGTGAGGTCCTCTATTCAatccttttccttcttcttgttgCTGGATATATCGTTCGTACACATCTTCTCTTTGTTTCCCGAGCCTATAGTGAGTTACAGACAGAGTTCGAAAAGATCAAATCTTTGATGATTCCATCATACATGATTGAGTTGCGAAAACTTCTGGATAGGTATCCTACATCTGAACAGAATTCTTTCTGGTTAAAGAATCTTTTTCTAGTTGCTCTGGAACAATTAGGAGATTGTCTAGAAGAAATACGGGGTTCTGGCGGCAACATGCTATGGGGTGGTGATCCCGCTTATGGGGTCAAATCAATACGTTCTAAGAAgacagatttgaaaataaacttCATCGATATCATCGATCTCATAAGTATCATACCAAATCCCATCAATCGAATCACTTTTTCGAGAAATACGAGACATCTAAGTCATACAAGTAAAGACATCTATTCattgataagaaaaagaaaaaacgtgaGCGGTGATtggattgatgataaaatagaaTCCTGGGTCGCGAACAGTGATTCGATTGATGATAAAGAAAGAGAATTCTTGGTTCAGTTCTCCACCTTAAGGGCAGAAAAAAGGATTGATCAAATTCTATTGAGTCTGACTCATAGTGATCATTTATCAAAGAATGACTCTGGTTATCAAATGATTGAACAACGGGAACAATTTACTTACGATACTTAG